The Pseudomonadota bacterium genome has a window encoding:
- a CDS encoding PLP-dependent aspartate aminotransferase family protein, which produces MTDRQQSNRPGFSTRAIHAGQRPDPTTGAIMTPIYATSTYVQDSPGVHKGYEYSRSQNPTRMAFEDCVADLESGNRAFAFASGLAGSATVLELMESGSHVLAGNDLYGGTYRLFENVRKKSANLDFTFLDMTDEAAIEAAIRPETRMIWIETPTNPLLTVIDLDMIARVARRHNLLAVADNTFATPWVQRPLEFGFHLVVHSVTKYLNGHSDMVGGMVIVGDDAELADSLAYLQNAVGGVAGPFDSFLAMRGLKTLALRMERHCENAAAIATWLDRHPKVARVYYPGLENHPQHDLASRQMHGYGGMVTAVLDADLDGTRRFLERCDLFALAESLGGVESLIEHPAIMTHASIPKEIREEIGISDSLVRLSVGVEDGDDLIRELENALAAV; this is translated from the coding sequence ATGACCGATCGACAGCAGTCCAACCGGCCCGGCTTTTCGACCCGGGCGATCCACGCCGGCCAGCGGCCCGATCCGACCACCGGCGCCATCATGACGCCGATCTACGCGACCTCGACCTATGTGCAGGACAGTCCTGGCGTCCACAAGGGCTACGAGTACTCGCGCTCGCAGAATCCGACGCGCATGGCATTCGAGGACTGCGTCGCCGATCTCGAAAGCGGCAACAGAGCCTTCGCGTTCGCCTCCGGTCTCGCCGGCTCGGCGACGGTCTTGGAGCTGATGGAAAGCGGCAGCCATGTGCTGGCCGGCAACGACCTCTACGGCGGCACCTACCGGCTGTTCGAGAACGTGCGCAAGAAGAGCGCCAACCTGGATTTCACCTTCCTGGACATGACCGACGAAGCGGCGATCGAGGCGGCGATCCGACCGGAGACACGGATGATCTGGATCGAAACGCCGACCAATCCGCTTTTGACCGTAATCGATCTGGACATGATCGCGCGGGTCGCCAGGCGGCACAACTTGCTCGCCGTCGCGGACAACACATTTGCCACGCCGTGGGTGCAGCGCCCCTTGGAGTTCGGCTTCCATCTGGTCGTGCATTCGGTCACCAAGTATCTCAACGGCCACTCCGACATGGTCGGCGGCATGGTCATTGTCGGTGACGATGCCGAGCTCGCCGATAGCCTGGCTTATCTGCAGAACGCGGTCGGCGGCGTCGCCGGGCCGTTCGACAGTTTCCTCGCCATGCGCGGCTTGAAGACACTGGCGCTGCGCATGGAACGCCACTGCGAAAATGCCGCGGCCATCGCCACCTGGCTCGACAGGCACCCAAAGGTCGCGCGCGTCTATTATCCCGGCCTTGAGAACCACCCACAGCACGACTTGGCCAGCCGCCAGATGCATGGCTATGGCGGCATGGTGACGGCGGTGCTGGACGCCGACCTGGACGGCACGCGGCGGTTCCTGGAGCGCTGCGACCTCTTCGCGCTAGCCGAGAGCCTGGGCGGCGTCGAAAGCCTGATCGAGCATCCGGCGATCATGACACATGCCTCGATCCCGAAGGAGATCCGCGAGGAGATCGGCATTTCAGATAGCCTCGTCCGTCTCTCGGTCGGCGTCGAGGACGGCGACGATCTGATCCGCGAATTGGAGAACGCACTGGCCGCCGTCTGA
- a CDS encoding DMT family transporter gives MDDRRLAFTLLAALTVVWGLNWPVMRVGVLGVEPWTFRAFTTVFGGMVLLAAAYVNGQRITVPRDQFRLICMIAPVSIGGWMVFSALGLEHMASGRAAIVAYTMPLWAVIFARLLLDEPITWRRVVGLATGLAGMIVLIGGDLPAIGESPLGAIYMLCAAVTWGLGTVLFKRAPWRIPVPVIVGWQFLVLSVPITAVALIVEAPDFDYTAWSWFTIAYQIFAGALIGNYAWAKIVTLLPAGVAAISSLLIPVIGVVSGALILGEPVTWREIVALACVIGALAVVLIGPDTQARRTN, from the coding sequence ATGGACGACCGCCGCCTAGCCTTCACGCTGCTGGCCGCCCTGACCGTGGTCTGGGGGCTCAACTGGCCGGTGATGCGCGTCGGTGTTCTGGGCGTCGAGCCCTGGACCTTCCGCGCCTTCACAACCGTCTTCGGCGGCATGGTGCTTTTGGCGGCGGCCTATGTGAACGGCCAGCGTATCACCGTGCCGCGCGATCAGTTCCGCCTGATCTGCATGATCGCGCCGGTCTCGATCGGCGGTTGGATGGTGTTCTCCGCTCTGGGCCTGGAGCACATGGCGTCGGGCCGCGCCGCGATCGTCGCTTACACCATGCCGCTATGGGCCGTTATCTTCGCGCGGCTCCTGCTCGATGAGCCCATCACCTGGCGGCGCGTCGTGGGTCTGGCCACCGGGCTTGCCGGTATGATCGTCCTGATCGGCGGCGACCTGCCGGCGATCGGCGAATCGCCGCTTGGCGCCATTTACATGCTGTGCGCTGCCGTGACCTGGGGCCTCGGCACCGTGCTCTTCAAGCGTGCGCCCTGGCGCATCCCGGTGCCGGTTATCGTCGGCTGGCAGTTTCTCGTTCTCAGCGTGCCGATCACCGCGGTCGCCTTGATCGTGGAGGCACCGGATTTCGACTACACGGCGTGGTCCTGGTTCACGATCGCCTATCAGATCTTCGCCGGCGCGCTGATCGGCAACTACGCCTGGGCCAAGATCGTGACCCTGTTGCCGGCCGGTGTCGCGGCGATCAGCAGTCTGCTTATACCGGTCATCGGCGTCGTCAGCGGCGCCTTGATCCTGGGTGAGCCCGTAACGTGGCGGGAGATTGTCGCGCTAGCCTGCGTCATCGGCGCGCTCGCCGTCGTGCTGATTGGCCCCGACACGCAGGCGAGGCGAACAAACTGA
- a CDS encoding GFA family protein, protein MVDSHKGGCVCGRVRYKASGEPQRVSLCSCTWCQKRTGSALGISVYFLKQNVEIDESLLGIHRLTSDAGRWLEQGFCTACGTALTWTLEFRPDYRGLAGGTFDQPTFWYKPERYVFTRSKPDWLTVTANIGTCEAMPE, encoded by the coding sequence ATGGTCGACAGTCACAAAGGCGGGTGCGTGTGCGGGCGGGTCCGTTACAAGGCCAGCGGCGAACCGCAACGGGTCAGCCTGTGCAGCTGCACATGGTGCCAGAAGCGCACCGGAAGCGCGCTGGGCATCTCCGTCTACTTCCTGAAACAGAATGTCGAGATCGACGAGAGCCTGCTTGGCATCCATCGCCTGACATCCGATGCCGGGCGCTGGCTCGAACAGGGCTTTTGCACCGCATGCGGCACGGCGCTGACCTGGACGCTGGAGTTCCGGCCAGACTATCGCGGATTGGCCGGCGGCACATTCGATCAACCGACGTTCTGGTACAAACCGGAGCGCTACGTCTTCACACGCTCGAAACCGGATTGGCTCACTGTCACCGCGAACATCGGAACCTGCGAGGCGATGCCGGAATGA
- a CDS encoding DUF2312 domain-containing protein translates to MANVDGIAGEQLLNYIQRIERLEEEKANLASDITDVYREAKGMGFDTKIVRQLIKLRKMEPDDRQEQEALIESYKIAIGMG, encoded by the coding sequence ATGGCCAACGTGGACGGCATCGCCGGCGAACAGCTTCTCAACTACATCCAGCGCATCGAGCGGCTTGAGGAAGAGAAAGCCAACCTCGCCTCGGACATCACCGACGTCTACCGCGAGGCCAAGGGCATGGGGTTCGACACCAAGATCGTGCGCCAGCTCATCAAGCTCAGAAAGATGGAGCCGGACGACCGCCAGGAGCAGGAAGCGCTGATCGAATCCTACAAGATCGCTATTGGCATGGGCTGA
- a CDS encoding LexA family transcriptional regulator: MAERHLAKELKRRMAALSLSQKGLAQLAGLNDTAVRDIVSGRSRHPRHDTIEKLAEALGCSAAELLDDKAGPVVRAHTDGEGYVLIARYDPRKDAGREMLTGHDRSFADVAFRAEWLAELTRTPANQLAMVTMSGDSMTPTVGDGDQLLVDLTQWSPGTDGIYVVRQGDSLLVKRLTADPMRQQVVMSSDNPTYASLAPLAPAEIDLLGRVIWIGRKA, from the coding sequence ATGGCCGAACGACATCTTGCGAAGGAACTGAAGCGCCGCATGGCGGCACTGTCCCTGTCGCAGAAGGGCCTGGCGCAGCTGGCCGGGTTGAACGACACGGCGGTGCGCGACATCGTCTCGGGCCGCTCGCGTCATCCGCGCCACGACACCATCGAAAAACTTGCCGAGGCGCTGGGCTGCAGCGCGGCCGAACTGCTGGACGACAAGGCGGGCCCAGTCGTCAGGGCCCACACGGATGGCGAAGGCTATGTCCTGATCGCGCGATACGACCCGCGCAAGGATGCCGGCCGGGAAATGTTGACGGGCCATGATCGCAGCTTCGCCGATGTGGCATTCCGCGCCGAGTGGCTGGCCGAGTTGACCCGCACACCGGCCAATCAGCTCGCCATGGTGACCATGTCTGGCGACAGCATGACGCCCACGGTGGGTGACGGCGATCAACTTCTGGTCGATTTGACCCAATGGTCGCCGGGCACCGACGGCATCTATGTGGTGCGCCAGGGCGATAGCCTTCTGGTCAAGCGGTTGACCGCCGATCCCATGCGCCAACAGGTGGTTATGAGCAGCGACAACCCGACTTACGCCAGCCTGGCGCCGCTGGCGCCCGCGGAAATCGACCTTTTGGGTCGTGTGATTTGGATCGGGCGCAAGGCTTAA
- a CDS encoding aspartate aminotransferase family protein, with protein MTVLPNSPHARDIKNVLHPYSNLVKHEEKGPLILEEGDGIYVKDTEGKSYIEGLAGLWCTSLGFNNERLVEAAANQMRKLPYYHAFFHRSSMPAIDLAERLIDMAPAPMSKVWFANSGSEANDHMVKFVWYYNNALGRPEKKKIIARIGGYHGIAVSSGSLTGMPLMHAGFDLPIHNIMHTGSPHHYKFAESGESEEDFATRRANELDQMIQDEGPETVAAFVAEPIMGAGGVILPPKTYFEKIQAVLKKHDVLMVADEVICGFHRTGNLFGSNTYDIKPDIMVVAKQLSSAYLPISATIINEKVYQPIRDFSGENGVLATGFTYSGHPVPAAVAIETLKIYDEMDIASHVKKVSPLAMERLAKLGDHPLVGEARGTGLIGAVELVKDKETKENFGPEVAAYCGEACLDHGLILRAAAGNSVAFCPPLIIQEDEINQLFDRWEKALDDTLAYVQSENLMAAE; from the coding sequence ATGACCGTACTGCCCAATTCCCCCCATGCTCGCGACATCAAGAACGTGCTGCATCCCTATTCCAACCTCGTGAAACACGAGGAAAAGGGTCCGCTGATCCTGGAAGAAGGTGACGGCATCTATGTCAAGGACACCGAGGGCAAGAGCTATATCGAGGGTCTGGCCGGCCTTTGGTGCACGTCGCTCGGGTTCAACAACGAGCGTCTGGTCGAGGCGGCCGCCAACCAGATGCGCAAGCTGCCCTACTACCACGCGTTCTTCCACCGCTCGAGCATGCCGGCGATCGATCTGGCCGAGCGGCTGATCGATATGGCGCCTGCGCCGATGTCCAAAGTGTGGTTCGCCAATTCCGGCTCCGAGGCGAACGACCACATGGTCAAGTTCGTCTGGTACTACAACAACGCGCTGGGCCGGCCTGAGAAAAAGAAGATCATCGCGCGTATCGGCGGCTATCACGGCATCGCCGTGTCGTCGGGCTCGCTGACCGGTATGCCGCTGATGCACGCCGGCTTCGACCTGCCGATCCACAACATCATGCACACGGGATCGCCGCACCATTACAAGTTCGCCGAGTCCGGTGAGTCTGAGGAAGATTTCGCGACCCGGCGCGCCAACGAACTGGACCAGATGATCCAGGACGAAGGACCGGAGACGGTGGCCGCGTTTGTCGCCGAGCCGATCATGGGCGCCGGCGGCGTTATCCTGCCGCCCAAGACCTATTTCGAGAAGATCCAGGCGGTGCTGAAGAAGCACGACGTGCTGATGGTCGCCGACGAGGTCATCTGCGGCTTCCACCGCACCGGCAATCTGTTCGGCTCCAACACCTATGACATCAAGCCGGATATCATGGTGGTTGCCAAGCAGTTGAGCTCGGCCTATCTGCCGATCTCGGCCACGATCATCAACGAGAAGGTCTATCAGCCGATCCGCGACTTCTCCGGCGAGAACGGCGTGCTGGCGACCGGCTTCACCTATTCCGGCCATCCGGTACCGGCCGCGGTCGCCATCGAGACGCTGAAGATCTACGACGAGATGGATATCGCGAGCCACGTGAAGAAGGTCTCGCCGCTGGCTATGGAGCGGCTCGCCAAGCTGGGCGATCATCCGCTGGTCGGCGAGGCCCGCGGCACCGGCCTGATCGGCGCCGTCGAGCTGGTCAAGGACAAGGAGACGAAGGAGAACTTCGGTCCGGAAGTCGCGGCCTATTGCGGCGAGGCCTGCCTGGACCACGGTCTGATCCTGCGCGCGGCCGCGGGCAACTCCGTCGCGTTCTGTCCGCCGCTGATCATCCAGGAAGACGAGATCAACCAGCTGTTCGACCGCTGGGAAAAGGCGCTGGACGACACGCTGGCCTATGTCCAGTCGGAAAACCTGATGGCCGCCGAATAG
- a CDS encoding GH3 auxin-responsive promoter family protein, translated as MLDATPLLRVYAGWRSRQLDREDAVNAQKRELLKLVTKARDTRFGRDHGFDTITDVETFQERVPLRRFEDFWEDYWSSAFPVLTDCTWPGTVPFFAETSGTTTGKTKYIPCTHEMNRSNTFAGADILVHHLRNTPGSTLLAGLNFVLGGSTGLRELAPGVRTGDLSGIAASVMPSWVRWRYFPPRELETIADWEERLDALAGAAIGQDIRSISGTPSWLLVFLDRLRALQPDNEARLTSFFPNLEMIVHGAVHFAPYRASFGEWLTGSRCKTREVYAASEGFIAIADRADGEGMRLIADGGLFYEFVPADELGTANPTRHWLADVETGVDYAIVVTSCAGAWSYVLGDTVAFVDRAPPRLLVTGRTSFMLSAFGEHLIASEIDDVVTDSASAIGRRIVEFAVGPIYPTASEPKGGHVYIVEFDGPVPDPDTCGRFMRLIDEGLSQCNDDYGAHRIGMLAPQLHAATPGAFYDWMKKRGQLGGQHKVPRIINDMDLLDDLLDFVAKRKPPEPEGPGGSL; from the coding sequence ATGCTTGATGCGACACCGCTGCTTCGAGTCTATGCCGGCTGGCGTTCCCGGCAGCTCGATCGCGAAGATGCGGTCAATGCGCAGAAGCGTGAACTGCTGAAGCTCGTCACAAAGGCCCGCGACACGCGCTTTGGCAGGGACCATGGCTTCGACACCATCACCGATGTTGAGACCTTTCAGGAGCGCGTACCCTTAAGACGCTTCGAGGATTTCTGGGAAGACTACTGGTCATCCGCGTTTCCAGTGTTGACGGATTGTACGTGGCCTGGAACCGTTCCCTTCTTCGCCGAGACCTCCGGGACGACCACCGGTAAGACCAAGTACATCCCGTGCACCCACGAGATGAACCGGTCGAACACCTTCGCCGGCGCAGACATTCTGGTTCATCATTTGCGCAACACACCCGGCAGCACGTTGTTAGCCGGCCTGAACTTCGTGCTGGGCGGCAGTACGGGCCTGCGCGAACTGGCGCCGGGTGTCCGTACTGGTGACCTCAGCGGTATCGCCGCATCGGTGATGCCAAGCTGGGTGCGCTGGCGCTACTTCCCGCCACGAGAGCTCGAGACGATTGCCGATTGGGAAGAGCGGCTCGATGCCTTAGCGGGTGCCGCAATTGGCCAGGACATCCGTTCGATCAGCGGTACGCCAAGCTGGCTTTTGGTCTTCCTCGACAGGCTGCGTGCGCTGCAGCCGGACAACGAGGCGCGTCTGACGTCGTTCTTTCCCAATCTCGAGATGATCGTCCACGGCGCCGTCCATTTTGCGCCTTACCGTGCATCTTTCGGCGAGTGGCTCACGGGAAGCCGATGCAAGACTCGCGAAGTCTATGCCGCCAGCGAGGGTTTCATCGCCATCGCCGACCGCGCGGACGGTGAGGGCATGCGTCTGATCGCCGATGGTGGCTTGTTCTATGAGTTCGTGCCGGCCGACGAACTCGGCACCGCCAACCCGACGCGTCATTGGCTTGCGGATGTCGAAACCGGTGTCGACTACGCCATCGTCGTCACATCCTGCGCGGGCGCCTGGAGTTACGTGCTCGGCGACACCGTCGCCTTCGTCGACAGGGCGCCGCCGCGTCTTCTGGTTACCGGCCGGACCTCATTCATGCTCTCAGCCTTTGGCGAGCATCTGATTGCCTCGGAGATTGACGATGTCGTCACCGACTCCGCTTCGGCAATCGGCAGGCGTATCGTTGAGTTCGCCGTGGGCCCGATCTACCCGACCGCCTCGGAACCGAAGGGCGGTCACGTCTATATCGTTGAGTTCGACGGGCCGGTGCCCGATCCCGACACATGCGGACGGTTCATGCGGTTGATCGACGAAGGTCTCTCCCAGTGCAACGACGACTATGGCGCGCACCGCATCGGCATGCTCGCACCGCAATTGCACGCCGCCACGCCCGGGGCTTTCTACGACTGGATGAAGAAACGTGGCCAGTTGGGCGGTCAGCACAAGGTCCCGCGTATCATCAACGACATGGATCTGCTGGATGATCTCCTTGACTTCGTGGCCAAAAGAAAACCGCCGGAACCTGAAGGTCCCGGCGGCTCTCTCTAG